In Silvanigrella paludirubra, the following are encoded in one genomic region:
- a CDS encoding acyl-CoA dehydrogenase family protein — protein MNLHKTNSKIWDNNPFWGLGFEFDPQWHLTDEQKNIQKNLIELCQTTLRTNAIESDKNLIFPRKNFEALASLGLLGLIIPKEFGGLGESHVCAAMVVETIARYGCASTAMCYVMHISALSAILLRHHENPFFKSLLPKINNEVLIGTIAYSDPQTGSHAWFPLSSKSEETEKGWKVFKKASWVTSGGFADWYLVQTTSPNFNGDYSNLSCYLLFKDEIKTGASTWDGMGMRGNQSGPLEIDGVEIPKDRLIGKTGEANKTNNESPDIFFLMCSSACWNGVAMGMIDIAVNHTTKKRHDDVGLRIADYPTIQDYVGESIADTNTCRAFNFQIAEALDKLTNNCDWEIYKQENHYPKSEKMSWLWQLKLSCSKNVTYLSDKMLHTCGGTGYKPALGIERYLRDAKAGWVMAPTNEVLKQLIGKLALLGPDSLDAWNNKINERVLNNEIKKMDKVKLREFGESLIKKSEEI, from the coding sequence ATGAATCTTCATAAAACAAATTCAAAAATTTGGGACAATAATCCCTTTTGGGGACTAGGATTTGAGTTTGACCCCCAATGGCATTTAACTGATGAACAAAAAAATATACAAAAAAATTTGATAGAATTATGCCAAACTACCTTGCGAACAAACGCAATAGAAAGCGATAAAAACTTAATTTTTCCTAGAAAAAATTTTGAAGCTTTAGCTAGTTTAGGATTGCTAGGATTAATTATTCCTAAAGAATTTGGTGGCCTTGGTGAAAGTCATGTTTGCGCTGCAATGGTTGTTGAGACCATTGCACGATACGGATGCGCCAGCACGGCTATGTGTTACGTTATGCATATCTCAGCTTTAAGCGCTATTTTATTAAGACATCATGAAAATCCATTCTTTAAAAGCTTGTTACCTAAAATAAATAATGAAGTATTAATTGGGACTATTGCTTATTCTGATCCACAAACAGGCAGTCATGCCTGGTTCCCTCTTTCTTCAAAATCAGAAGAAACAGAAAAAGGATGGAAAGTCTTTAAAAAAGCTTCATGGGTAACATCAGGAGGATTCGCAGATTGGTATCTTGTCCAAACAACGAGTCCTAATTTTAATGGCGATTACTCAAATCTATCTTGTTACTTATTATTTAAAGATGAAATAAAAACGGGAGCATCCACTTGGGATGGAATGGGAATGAGAGGAAATCAATCAGGTCCTCTAGAAATTGATGGAGTCGAAATTCCAAAAGATCGATTAATTGGCAAAACAGGTGAAGCAAATAAAACAAATAATGAATCTCCAGATATCTTTTTTCTAATGTGCTCTTCAGCTTGTTGGAATGGAGTTGCAATGGGAATGATTGACATTGCAGTTAATCATACAACTAAAAAAAGACATGATGATGTCGGATTAAGAATCGCTGATTATCCTACTATTCAAGATTATGTTGGCGAGTCAATTGCAGATACGAATACTTGTCGTGCTTTTAATTTTCAAATTGCCGAAGCTCTAGATAAATTAACAAATAATTGTGACTGGGAAATTTATAAACAAGAAAATCATTATCCAAAATCAGAAAAAATGTCTTGGTTATGGCAATTAAAACTTTCTTGTTCAAAAAATGTAACATATCTTTCAGATAAAATGCTACATACTTGTGGAGGAACAGGATACAAACCTGCTTTAGGAATTGAAAGATATTTAAGAGATGCAAAAGCAGGATGGGTTATGGCTCCAACAAATGAGGTATTAAAACAATTAATTGGAAAATTAGCTCTTCTTGGTCCTGATTCACTTGATGCTTGGAATAACAAAATAAATGAACGCGTTTTAAACAACGAAATTAAAAAAATGGATAAAGTTAAATTAAGAGAATTTGGTGAATCATTAATAAAAAAATCTGAAGAAATATAA
- a CDS encoding FAD-dependent oxidoreductase codes for MTKIFFDKFSKTPDYESNIIEIENIESNYLIIKITRPDNFYFESGQYIPIYMKDNQGEFQFCYSIASSAKNKNYLELCIQITGEGRGVNFWKNLTIKDKIYFDKAKGNFKIININVPIFLFAGGSGISPVRSLLLDMIENNLELKNNIHLIYACKKAEVFSFENDFIQLSKKHASFLKVHFIAEEGNFVNKQKGNILLGIENLLSEITINSHFYICGSPGMVNAVWNNLLDKNISPSNIFKEF; via the coding sequence ATGACAAAAATTTTTTTTGATAAATTTTCTAAAACTCCAGATTATGAATCAAATATTATAGAAATTGAAAATATTGAATCTAATTATTTAATTATAAAAATAACAAGACCAGATAATTTTTATTTTGAATCTGGACAATATATACCTATTTATATGAAAGATAATCAAGGAGAATTTCAATTTTGTTACTCAATTGCTAGCTCAGCAAAAAATAAAAATTATTTAGAACTATGCATTCAAATTACAGGTGAAGGAAGAGGTGTTAATTTTTGGAAAAATTTAACCATAAAAGATAAAATTTACTTCGATAAAGCAAAAGGAAATTTTAAAATAATAAATATAAATGTACCTATTTTTCTTTTTGCCGGTGGATCTGGTATTTCTCCAGTTCGATCTTTACTTTTAGATATGATTGAAAATAATCTTGAATTAAAAAATAATATTCATCTTATTTATGCATGTAAAAAAGCGGAGGTTTTTTCTTTTGAAAATGACTTTATTCAACTTTCTAAAAAACACGCATCATTTTTAAAAGTTCATTTTATCGCAGAAGAAGGAAATTTTGTTAATAAACAAAAAGGAAACATTTTGTTAGGTATTGAAAATTTATTAAGTGAAATAACAATAAATTCTCATTTTTATATTTGTGGTTCACCTGGTATGGTTAATGCAGTATGGAATAATTTATTAGATAAAAATATTTCTCCTTCAAATATATTTAAAGAATTTTAA
- a CDS encoding acyl-CoA dehydrogenase family protein, producing MSFQNNENKKWANENFWGLSYDFDPQWDLTSEQKIIQTKLIQLCESNLRKNAIESDRNLIYPRKNFEALASIGLLGLIIPKEFGGMGENHTCATMVVETIARYGCASTAMCYVMHIAALSAILLRHHNNACIKNLLSKINNEVLIGTVSYSDPETGSHFWYHLSSKCEKTDNGWQIYKKSSWTTSGGFADWYVTQTTSPDFKGDYSDLSCFLIWKNEVKTNPATWDGLGLRGNQSGPLEINGVEISKDRMIGPIGDGAQSNDEAVDPFFLLCSSACWNGIAMGMIDIAKNHTTKKKHNDVGMRVADYPTIQDYIGECIIETNASRSFNFHQAKALDQKTENCDWSIHNDIQTLPRTQMLHWLWQLKFSCAKNVAKVSDKMLHTCGGTGYKPELGIERYLRDAKAGWVMGPTNEVLRQLVGKYALFGKESLDYWNQNINERVIYNEIKKMDNKTKKEFAEKILKEIS from the coding sequence ATGAGTTTTCAAAATAATGAAAATAAAAAATGGGCTAATGAAAATTTTTGGGGTTTGTCATATGATTTCGATCCTCAATGGGATCTCACTTCAGAACAAAAAATAATTCAAACAAAATTAATTCAATTATGCGAGTCCAATCTTAGAAAAAATGCAATTGAAAGCGACCGAAATTTAATCTATCCAAGAAAAAACTTTGAAGCACTTGCCTCTATTGGTTTACTAGGACTTATTATTCCAAAAGAATTTGGCGGTATGGGAGAAAATCATACATGCGCAACTATGGTCGTTGAAACCATTGCAAGATATGGGTGCGCTAGTACTGCAATGTGTTACGTTATGCATATTGCTGCATTGAGCGCAATTTTATTAAGACATCATAATAATGCCTGCATAAAAAATTTATTATCGAAAATAAATAATGAAGTATTAATTGGAACTGTTTCCTATTCAGATCCTGAAACAGGTTCACACTTTTGGTATCACTTATCTTCAAAATGCGAAAAAACAGATAATGGTTGGCAAATATATAAAAAATCTTCTTGGACAACCTCAGGAGGTTTTGCCGACTGGTACGTTACTCAAACAACGAGTCCTGATTTCAAAGGTGACTACTCTGACTTGTCTTGTTTTTTAATATGGAAAAATGAAGTAAAAACAAACCCAGCAACTTGGGATGGCTTGGGATTAAGAGGAAATCAATCTGGTCCATTAGAAATAAATGGAGTAGAAATTTCTAAAGATCGAATGATAGGCCCTATAGGAGATGGAGCTCAATCAAATGACGAAGCAGTAGATCCTTTCTTTTTATTATGCTCCTCGGCATGTTGGAATGGGATTGCTATGGGAATGATTGATATTGCAAAAAACCATACCACAAAAAAGAAACATAATGACGTTGGAATGAGAGTTGCAGATTATCCTACTATTCAAGATTATATAGGCGAATGTATTATTGAAACAAATGCAAGTCGCTCCTTTAATTTTCACCAAGCAAAAGCATTAGATCAAAAAACAGAAAACTGTGATTGGTCCATTCACAATGACATTCAAACTCTCCCTCGTACACAAATGTTACATTGGCTATGGCAATTAAAATTTTCTTGCGCAAAAAATGTTGCTAAGGTATCGGATAAAATGCTTCATACTTGTGGTGGCACGGGTTACAAACCAGAGCTAGGAATAGAAAGATATTTGCGAGATGCAAAGGCAGGCTGGGTCATGGGGCCCACTAACGAGGTTTTACGTCAATTAGTTGGTAAATATGCATTATTTGGCAAAGAATCATTAGATTATTGGAATCAAAATATTAATGAAAGAGTAATATATAATGAAATTAAAAAAATGGATAATAAAACTAAAAAAGAATTTGCAGAAAAAATACTAAAAGAAATATCTTAA